The DNA segment CTTCCGCCAGGCGCCGGGCCTGGTGGCGGACGGGCGCGACATGGGGACGGTCATCTTCCCGGATGCGGTCTATAAGGTGTTCCTGACCGCCAGCGCCGAGGAGCGGGCTGAAAGGCGGTATAAGCAGTTGAAAGACAAAGGGGTTTCAGTCACAATCGACGGTCTGCTACGCGAGATCCTCGCTCGCGACGCCCGTGACGCCCAGCGCACGGTGGCGCCCCTGCGGCCGGCTGATGATGCCGTCCTCATCGACACCACCGGTCTCGGCATCGACGCCGTCGTCGACCGCGTGCTGGCCCTGGTGCCGGCACGCGCGGGCTAGTTCCCGCGTCGCAGAAGGCCCCGTGCGGAATCCTCCGCGCGGTATTCCAACCACAACACTCACGGCCATACGCATCCCGCGCAGGCCGACAACGGGTGGACCGTTGCGCTTTTCGTGCGCACCGGTCTGTGTCATCAACTGAGTATTCATCAATGACCGAATCATTTGCCGAACTGTTTGAACAGAGCCAGACCCAACTGGCCAAGCTGAAGCCGGGCGCGATCGTCACCGGCGTCGTCGTGGAAGTCCGCAACGACGTCGTGGTGATCAACGCCGGCCTGAAGTCCGAAGGCATCGTGCCGATCGAACAGTTCCGGAACGACGCCGGCGAAATCGACGTGGGCGTGGGCGACGAAGTGAAGGTGGCCCTCGACTCGATCGAGAACGGCTTCGGCGAAACCGTCCTCTCGCGCGAGAAGGCCAAGCGCGCCATGGTGTGGGACGAGCTGGAGCAGGCGCTGGAGAAGAACGAGACCATCACCGGCCGCATCAGCGGCAAGGTCAAGGGTGGTTTCACCGTCGACATCAAGGACGTCCGCGCGTTCCTGCCGGGCTCGCTGGTCGACGTGCGCCCCGTGCGCGACCCGGGCTACCTGGAAGGCAAGGAGCTGGAGTTCAAGCTCATCAAGCTGGATCGCAAGCGCAACAATGTGGTCGTCTCCCGCCGTGCGGTGGTCGAGAGCGAGCATTCGGAAGAGCGCGAGCAGCTGATGGACAAGCTGCAGGAAGGCGTGGTGCTGAAGGGTGTGGTCAAAAACCTCACCGACTACGGCGCATTCGTGGACCTGGGTGGCATCGATGGCCTGCTGCACATCACCGACATGGCATGGAAGCGCGTGCGTCATCCGTCCGAAGTCGTGGAAGTCGGCCAGGAGCTGGACGTCCGCGTGCTGAAGTACGACCGTGAACGCAATCGCGTCTCGCTGGGCCTGAAGCAGCTGGGCGAGGATCCGTGGGACAACATCGCCCGCCGTTACCCGGCCAACAGCCGCGTGTTCGGTAAGGTCTCCAACGTCACCGATTACGGCGCGTTCGTCGAGATCGAGCCGGGCGTCGAAGGCCTGGTGCACGTCTCCGAGATGGACTGGACCAACAAGAACGTCAACCCGTCCAAGGTCGTGCAGGTCGGCGATGAAGTCGAAGTGATGGTGCTGGACGTCGATGAAGAGCGTCGCCGCATC comes from the Pseudoxanthomonas sp. YR558 genome and includes:
- the rpsA gene encoding 30S ribosomal protein S1; translated protein: MSSTEYSSMTESFAELFEQSQTQLAKLKPGAIVTGVVVEVRNDVVVINAGLKSEGIVPIEQFRNDAGEIDVGVGDEVKVALDSIENGFGETVLSREKAKRAMVWDELEQALEKNETITGRISGKVKGGFTVDIKDVRAFLPGSLVDVRPVRDPGYLEGKELEFKLIKLDRKRNNVVVSRRAVVESEHSEEREQLMDKLQEGVVLKGVVKNLTDYGAFVDLGGIDGLLHITDMAWKRVRHPSEVVEVGQELDVRVLKYDRERNRVSLGLKQLGEDPWDNIARRYPANSRVFGKVSNVTDYGAFVEIEPGVEGLVHVSEMDWTNKNVNPSKVVQVGDEVEVMVLDVDEERRRISLGMKQVAANPWETFAATHKKGDKVSGQIKSITDFGIFIGLDGGIDGLIHLSDISWNTTGEDVVRNFKKGDNLDAVVLAVDPERERISLGVKQLEQDPFGQYMASHPKGTKVEGTVKEVDAKGATIELADGIEGYVSARDISYDRVDDASQHLKVGDKVEAKFIGMDRKGRTLQLSIKAKDEAETAEALAEYNKTAAEAATGTTSLGALLRAQLDGGKSE